The DNA sequence AACTTTGATAATCTTCCTTCTAGTTTAAATATAAATGCCGATACTCAGTTAATGATTGATGATGGAGTGGTGTTAGCTAATTCTGTTGTTAATGAAAATCAAACAAAGATTAATCTTGACGTTAGTCAGCTTCCATTAAATAATATCATCAATAACCTTCCTGCTCAAATTACCTCCAGTCAAATCAGAATTAACTTAGCCACTGCGGAATTATTCCTATTAACTCAACAACCTTTTAACTCAGAGACTATCACAACCTTAGATAGTTTAACCGTTAATGCTGATGTGAGAGGAGAATTTGCGGGAGGAAGACTATCAACAGAAGCAGTAGTCAAAGACGGAATTTTATCCTTATCAGGGGAAACAGAAAATATCGTCTTATCCCAACTCTTACCGAATCTGAAGAATACCAATCTTAATAATATTCAAGCAGAAAATATTAGAGGAAACTTTCAACTCAAAGCCGGTGTATCAGAATTAATCACCTTCGGTAAAAACTATCTCAACAATCAAAATATATCCTTAGCCTCTCTTCCTAGTTTAAATATTAAAGGTGATGGAAGATTAAATATAGCAGGAGGAGAAGTCAAAATATCAGGCAATCTGAGAGGGAATCAATGGCAAAGCAATATAGATACCCAAAATCTTAACATCGAAAAAATTGCTTCTCAACTTTCCTTACCCTTCCTTAATAATAATGATAGTTTTAACCTCGCCTCTCTTGGTAATCTAAATACCAGTATTAACTTAGGTGGTAGTCTGACGGATTTATCTTTTGATAACCTATCTTTACCTATTACTATTCAACCCACCAAGATTAATATCGGTGATAATCTTGTTACCCTTGCAGGAAATTTTCTTTTAATTAATCCTTTCACCCAACCTGATATAAATAACCTCCGACTGCAAGTAACAACAAAAGCCAATTTAGCAACCCTTCCCCTTAACAGTCTTCTTGCTTCCCTAGATGAAAATAATAATAAGGGTATTAACTATCTTCCTTCAGAAGTTAACTTAAATGGTATCGCTAAATTTAATGGCGTTATAACCGCTAACAATGTCTTAACTAATCCCCTCGGTTTTAACTTAATAGGAGATTTAAGTCTCAATAACTTTGCTTTTAATCAAATAGCCTTTGAATCTTCCCTCTCAGGAAAAGTTAATGTTAATCCCCGTGAGAAAATAGCTGTTAATCTTAAAGGTAAGGAAGACATCATCGCTACCAGCTTAATTAGAAAGGATTTAACTTTACCCAATCAAGCAACTATTCCCTTTACTCTTTCTTCTATTACTATCAATCAACAAGATAACTTTTTCTTAGAAGGAAAACTAGCGGAAAATAATCAATTTATCGCAACGGTAAAAAACTTATCCTTAGAAAATTTGGCTTTACAACCAGTGGCTAACTATGGCATCAAAGGCAAATTAAAGGGAGACTTTAGCAGTCAGTTAACCCTTAACTTAAATGATTTCACCGCCGAGGGAAATATTGCCATTAATAATCCAGCCATTGGGGTAGTGGAAGGAAAAGAAATTAAAGCAGATTTTAACTATCAAAATAATATCGCTCAATTAAATCAAGGAAGGTTATCATTTGCTAATACGCAATATGATTTGAGTGGCAAAGTTAATCTCGTTACTCAGGAAATAGAAGGCAAAGTTAACTTACAAGGAGAGATGGAAGATATTTTTTCCACTCTGAGAATAACCGATGTTGCTAGTGTCTCGGCTTTATGGCAACAATTACAAAATCAAGACACCTTCTCCTCGGCGGATAATATTCCTTCTCAATCTATCGGTAATAGTGATGATAGTATCAAAACCCAAGTTAATTTACTCACTCAAGTTGATAAACAAATCCAAACCCTAGCGAGAAAAGTTGAATCAGGAAGCATTCCCAATGATTTAGATATTCAAGGGAAATATCAAGGGGAAATTCTTATCGCTGGAAAGTTAACTAATCCCGAAATTCAACTAGATTTTGAAGGCAATCAATGGCAGTGGCTACCGCAACAAAACTATCCTGTGATTCTTGATTCTTTAGGCTTAGTAATGAAACAAACCCAAGCAATAGCTATTCCTAAACTTGCTATTAATGCCAATTTTGTCAATAATAATTTAACCTTAAAACCTTTTCTTTTAAATATCGGTGGAAGTGAAGTTGCTTTTGCAGGAAATTTATCTTTAGATAGTCAAGAGGGAGAATTTAAAGTTGCTAATTTACCCGTAGATTTTATTACAGATATTATCTCTTCTCCTTTGGATGTGGATGGTTTAATTAATGTCAACGGAAAAATCACAGGTAATCTGTTAAATCCTTCCATTGTCGGTAATTTTGCTCTTAATAATGCAGCCGTAGAAGGTTCAATTTTAGCAAACCAAATTCTCGCTGATTTTCAATATCAGAATTATACTTTAAGTGTGGAAAGTAGTCAACCAGAATATTTACAGTTTAAGGCAATTTTACCCTATTATCCTTTAATGGAGTTGGATAAACCTGCTTTAATTAGTTTAAATTTACGCCCAGAATCGAGAGGGTTGGTTAAGGGATTAACTCAAGGAAAAATAGATTTGGTTGATGGTGATTTTCAAGGAAATTTAGAAATAACTACCGCTTCTTTAAATCAATTGGTAAATAATTTTAATTTTGAAGATATTGCCGTTAAAGGAAATCTTAATTTTGAAAATACTCAAATTAAAACAAGTTTAATAGATGAATCAATTTTCTTGACAGGAAATATTAATTTACAAGAAAATAGGGTTATTAATGCTGATAATTTACTCGCAAAAGTTAATCAAACTGAGGTTAATATTAATGGGAATCTACCTGTTTTTAATTCAAATAATATTCAGGGTGATAATTTAATAGTAAATATTCCTCAACAATCTCTGAATTTAGAGGGTTTATATTCAGGCAATATTGATGCAAATATTGAAATAAATGGCACTGCTTTCTATCCTAAAATTGGTGGATATTTGGCGTTAAATAATGGTAATTTTACTATTCCATCTCAAGAAAGATTGTCATCTTTTAATAATAGTAAAAATTCTGGTTTAATTGCTAATAATTGGCTTAATAGTAATCCCTCAAGTAATAGAAGTAATGCTATTATTCAACCAAATTTAGATAATTTTCAACTAAAATTAGTTAACTCACAATTAGCTCAATGGGGGTTCTATCGCTTTCTTTTTGAAGGTGATGTGGAGGTTAATGGGAATCCTCTTGATTTTGAAAACCTAAGAGCAAATGGGGCTGTAAACGTCCGTAGGGGAAATATTTATATAGGGGGTGCAAATCCTTTACCTAATGCCGTGTCAGGGGTTGGTTTTGGTGATACTACTTTCTTTTTATCTCGTACTAATGAGAATAGAATTGTGTTTGATCCTAATGATAGTATTCTTAATCCCAGTATCGATATAGAAGTACAGGCAGATATAGTGGATTATTCTCGTCAATTACCTGTTACAGGTAGCAATGAAATTGCAGATCCCATTGTTAGGGGGGGGAGAGGAGATAATATTCAAGTTGTTTTAAATATTGATGGTGAATTGGGTCAACTGTTACCAGTATTGTCGAGTCAAGTTAATCAATTTTGCTACTTGCCTACTTCTGAAACTCTTATCGGGGATAAAATTTCCTCTGAGCGCTTAAAAGAAGTAGAAACTTGCGTCAATTTAGCGGTTTTAAATCAGCAGGGAGCTAATTTTAATTTATTTAATTCTCCGATTGTTTCTCTCAGTAGTACTCCTAATCGTAGTGAGGGGGAATTGATTAATTTGATTGTGGGAGGTCAATTAATTAATATTGCAGACCAGTTACAAAATTTGAGTGGAGAACAATTGTTTGAAAATGGTTTAGTACAATTTTTCTTAGTACCCATTGCTAATAATTTAAGTTTTGGAGTAAATGAAAGAGTTAGTACTTGGGGAAAACCTTTAGGAATGAAAGATTTGCGTATTTTTCCTCTGGTGGAGGGAGTTTATGAGGTGCAGGAGAAATCTAGCGTTTCTGTATCTTATGATTATATTTATGGGGAGTTCAAAGTACGTTATCAGATGCAGTTTTAAGTTGATGTAATTTGAGTCAAATAGACAAAACTATTCTTGGTAGGTGTCGGGTGTCAAGTTGTAGGTTTCAGGTTACTGGTGTTAGGGTGTTAGGGAGAAGTTAATTAAACACTTTTGTCCCTTGCCCTTTTCATCATCACTCATAGATGAAAATTTATCCTGAACTCAGGTTATTTATAATAAATTTAGAATAATATTTGAGTAATAATTTAGTTTATGAAAGCAATTTTAATGACTGAAGCTGGGGGAGTGGATGTTCTGCAATTAAGAGATATTCCCACTCCACACATCAAAAGTCCTACGGAAATTTTAGTTGAGTTGAAGGCGGCAGGGGTTAATCCTATTGATACAAAAATTAGAAAGCGTGGTAGTTTTTATCCTGAATTTTCTTCTCCTGTTTTAGGTTGTGATGGTGCAGGAATAGTTGTAGAAGTAGGCGATGGGGTGACAAGGTTTAGGAAGGGTGATGAAGTGTATTTTTGTGTTGGTGGCTTAGGGAAGCCTGAAACGGGAAATTATGCTCAATATACTGTAGTTGAGGAGGATTATGTTGCAAAAAAACCTCAATCTCTTTCTTTTGCGGAAGCGGCTTGCGCTCCTTTAGTGTTAATTACGGCTTGGGAAGCTATTTGCGATCGCATCTCTTTAAGTGCTAATGATAAAATTTTAATTCATGGTGGAGCAGGGGGAGTTGGTCATGTAGCTATTCAGTTGGCAAAATTGAGAGGAGTAGAAGTAGCCACAACGGTGGGTAATCTTGATAAAGAAAGATTAGTGAGAAAATTGGGGGCAGACTATCCTATTCTTTATAAACAACAAGATTTTATCAGTGCAATCATGGATTGGACAAAGGGAAAGGGAGTAGATGCGGCTTTCGATACTGTGGGGGGGAAAACTTTTTTTGATACTTGTCAAGTAGTAAGGGTATATGGAGATATAGTCACAATACTTGAACCAGATTGCCATAGCTCAAGTTTAAAAACAGCCCGTAATCGTAACTTAAGAATCAGTTTAGAGTTGATGCTAACTCCCGCTTTGATGAATTTACAAGAAGGGTTGAAACATCAAAGAAAAATTTTAGAACAATGTGCAGTGTGGTTTGATGAAGGGAAATTAACCATACATTTAGAACATACTTTTCCGTTGGAATCAGCGTCGGTAGCCCATCAAATGATTGAGTCTGGTTCAACCACTGGAAAAATAGCCCTGATAATTTAACTTTGGTTCACCTGAAGAATATCGAATAAGGGGAGGTTTCAGGTGTCAGAGTATTTAGAGGAGGAGAGAAGGAAAAACAAGTAATGAATGAGTAATGAGGTATTCAGAGTTAGAAATTATTAATTATCACTATCAACTATTTACCATTGCCTGTTGCCTATCAGCGTCGCTTTATGAATCAAAGGTGGTGGGGAATGCCCACCTTACCATTATTTTTATCTACGCCAAGAAACTTTGGGTAATATTTGCTCCATATCTACTCTACCTTTATATTTATTAGCAAAGTTAAGTAAGGAGTCAAGGAGAGAATCAGAGAGATAATGAGGTTGCAAACCTAAATCTAAGAGTTTAGTGTTTTTAGCATTGAAATAGTGATCCTCTAATTCTACTCGGGGATTTTCTAAATTGTTAATTTCGACTTTTAAGCCTAAAGTTGCCCCAGCTTTTTGCACCATGGTGGCTAAATCTTTGATACTGAATAACTCGGTAAATTGGTTAAACACTCTAAATTGTCCAGCCTCCGCAGGATTTGCGATCGCAAGTTCCATACATCTGACAGTATCACGAATATCCAAGAAAGCACGAGTTTGTCCACCTTTACCATAAACAGTAAGAGGATGTCCGATAGCCGCTTGAATACAAAAACGGTTTAAGGCAGTACCAAAAACACCATCATAATCAAGACGGTTAATTAATAACTCATCCATGCCTGTTTCTTCGGTTAAAACCCCATAAACCACCCCTTGGTTTAAATCGGTGGCACGAATACCCCAAATTTTACAAGCAAAATGGATATTATGACTATCGTGTACTTTACTTAAATGATAGAAGCTACCGGGCTGTTTAGGATAAGGTAAAATATCCTTACGTCCGTTATGTTCAATTTCGATATAACCTTCTTCAATATCAATATTAGGAGTACCATATTCCCCCATAGTACCTAACTTAACGAGGTGAGAGTCGGGAAACTCCTCTTTCATGGCATAGAGAATGTTTAAAGTACCTACCACATTATTAACTTGGGTAAATACAGCGTGTTCTCTGTCAATCATTGAATAAGGGGCGCTACGTTGCTCCCCGAAATGTACAATAGACTCAGGCTCAAATTTGCGGAAAGCCTTAATTAAGAAATCATAGTTAGTAATATCACCGACAAAAAGCTCAATTTTTTTACCAGTTAATTCATACCAACGATTAATTCTTTTTTGAATAGAGGCAATGGGAGTTAAAGTATTTACACCTAATTTATCATCCCAGTGACGACGGCCTAAATTGTCTAAAATAGCAACATCATAACCTTTATTAGAGAGATGAAGGGCCGTTGCCCAACCGCAATAACCATCCCCGCCTATTACTAATGCTTTCATTGTGACTATTTTTCTTGTTATTATCTCAACATATTTAGGTTAATGTACCAAATTATTGACACAAAAAAGATCATTTAATTAAGATTTTTATTAACCTTTGCCCCTTGCCCCTTGCTCATTGCCCTTTTAACTTTGCCTTTTAACCCTTACCTATTGCTCTTTGTATGACTTGTTGGAGAAGTCTATTGATAACTCATGGGGTCAAATAGAGACACTATCCAACCTAATTTTATCGCTTCTGAGATGCGATCGAGGGTTTCTTCTCGACTAAAACCAAAATGAGTTTCTTCCTGAAGAATAGCGGTAACGCTTAAGTGTCCATTGCAACTTCTTAACAAACGGGCTTCATCTTCGCTAATGGTTCTTATTTCCACTTGATTATCAGGTTTGCGCCAAATCAAATAAGGCTTTCTTTCTCCTGCAATGAGGTGTCTGGGTTCAATGGGGCATTTATAGGCTTTGGTGAGGGGAATTAAGCAATAGCAAGAAAAAGGAATGCGAGTACCATGTTCTAATTTGGGGCGATAACCATGAAGTTTTTTTACTCGGAGACGGTGTAATAATTCCTCTGGATCATTTTTTCTCAAAGTAGGGGCGGTTTCTGCTCTTCTTAATCGCCATTCGGTGAGAGCAACATCAATTAATAGTCTTGACCAATCGATCTTTTGTTCTTCTATAGTGGGTATCAAAGGCTCAAAAAATTCTGGTTTAACTACAGTGAGATAATCCATAAAACTATTGGCATAGTCTAAAACGGTGACATTATCACAATGACTATGAAGGTAAAAATCATCCACAAAGCGATCGAATAATTCTGCTCCCATAATCGCTTCACAGGCAGGAAATATCTCATGAAAAGGTGCGATCGTTCTCGTTCTAGCTCTATTTAAGTATAAGTCTAAAACCTCTTCTGTGTTTCTGTGATGAGCGGGAATAATAATACTTTCTAACCAAGGAGAATTTTTGTCTGCTCTCAAACTTTTGAGAAATTGCTGTTCTAGCTTTAAAAGAGTGGGTGATTTCATGAAATTTTAGGAATATTAACCAATGTAAAGAAGAATGGATATTTTATAGACCAAGTTTATCATATGGATTCGGAAGAAAATAATTAAGCAATGATTAAAATCAGGGAAAATACGGAAAACAATACCTAGATATTTTCGGTTTTCTCCCCCCATTAAATAAGAAGGATATGACAAGATAAAAATAACAGTTGAAGATTAAATAAATATCAATTGAAGCAGAATTTATTAGGAAGTAAAAATATGGCTATTGTTCGTTTTAATCCTTTGTATGAAATTAATAGCTTACATCGTCAAATGAATCGATTACTAGATGAAATAACTGCATGGGATGATACTCCTAATTCTTTGGTTAAACCCGCAGTGGAATTGTTGGATAACAACGACAGTTTAATGCTTAAAGTTTTAGTACCCGGAATTGACAAAAAAGATCTTGATGTCAGTGTTACCCGTGATAGTGTAAAAGTAAGTGGTGAATACCATCGTCAAGAGGAAAGTAAAGATACTGGTTACTACATTTCTGAATTTAATTACGGTAAATTTGAACGGACAATTAATTTACCATTACCAGTCAAAAATGACCAAGTAAAAGCAGAATATAATGACGGTGTCTTAACGTTAATTCTACCAAAACTTGAAGACGAAAAAAATAAGGTATTTAAAGTTAGTTTAGGAGCAGAGGAAAAACCAGCTTTAGAATCAGAAATTAATGGCTAATATTATTCTAAAAAAGGTTTAATGCTTACTAAATAAATGACTAATTTGCCTGTCTCAAAAAGACAGGTTTTTTTTATGAAAGTAATAGGTAACGAGTGTTCGGAGATTTTAATTCCTAAAACTATCAACTATTAACCATTGCCCATTTCCTATTCCCTATTCCTCTCCCAAATGAGAAATCATCTCTAAAATCAGCAACGCCAAATTTAGATGCAAAATAACCATAAATAAAATGCAGAAAAAAGAATACTTTGGATGTTCAGTATCAGAAGATACATTTCTTAACAAAATCTGGTGACAAGATTAAACACACAAAATCCGAGGTTGTATATATTGATTAGTTCTAGATGATAAGTGAAAAAGTTACCACAGTTTGCCCTTATTGCGGTGTTGGTTGCGGTTTAGAAGTTCAGCCCCCTGCTTCTCAAGGAAAAGCGACAAATAGAGATTCTGAGGGTACTCCCATTTGGAAAGTAATGGGCGATCGCACCCATCCTTCTAGTTTAGGAAAAGTTTGTGTGAAAGGAGCAACGGTAACAGAAGCGATCAATAAAAGTCGTCTTAAATATCCTTTATATAGAGAAACACTACAGCAAGATTTTCGACAAATTGACTGGGAAGAAGCCTTTAACCTAATTGTTAAACAAATTCAGTTAGTGAGCAAAACTATCGGGGTTGATGGTATTTGTATGTATGGCTCAGGGCAGTTTCAAACAGAAGATTATTATGTTGCCCAAAAATTACTTAAAGGTTGCTTAGGAACAAATAATTTCGATGCCAATTCCCGTTTATGTATGTCCTCGGCGGTTTCAGGTTATATGGGCAGTTTTGGGGCGGATGGTCCTCCTTGTACCTATGAGGATTTAGAATTAACAGACTGTGCTTTTTTGGTGGGAACGAATACCGCAGAATGTCATCCCATCGTTTTTAATCGTTTACGGGCATATCATAAGAAAAATCGTCATGTTAAAATGATTGTGGTTGATCCTCGTCGTACAGCTACCGCAGAAGCGGCGGATCTTCATTTAGCTATTAAACCCGGTACAGATATTGATTTATTTAATGGTATTGCTTATTTATTATTACAGTGGGGTGCGATCGATACTTTTTTTATTGATGAATGTACAAGGGATTTTCCTGCCTATGCAGAAGTAATTAGTAATTATCCTCCTCAAATTGTTGCCGATAAATGCGGTATTGAAGTTAAAGATTTAGAAATTGCCGCCCGTTATTGGGCAGAATCGGAAAAGGTGTTATCTTTATGGTCGATGGGGTTAAACCAGTCTTCTGAGGGTACAGCAAAAGTAAGAACTTTAATTAATCTTCATTTGATGACTGCTACAATCGGTAAAGCAGGATGTGGCCCTTTTTCTCTGACAGGTCAACCTAATGCCATGGGAGGAAGAGAGGCAGGAGGATTATCTCATATTCTCCCGGGTTATCGCAGTGTCAAAAATCCCCTTCATCGTCGGGAATTAGAAGAAATATGGCAATTACCATCGGGGGCTATTTCCGCCAATGTGGGTAAAACAGTATGGGAAATGATTATGGGTTTGGAAAATGGGGATGTGGGTTTATTGTGGATTGCGGCCACTAACCCTGCGGTGAGTATGCCCGATTTAGAAAGGACAAAACAAGCCCTATTAAAATCTCCTTTCACTATCTATCAAGATGCTTATTACCCCACAGAAACCGCCTATTATGCTCATTTAGTCTTACCTACCACCCAATGGAGTGAAAAAGCGGGTACTATGACTAACTCCGAAAGGGTTGTAACTTACTGTCCTGCTTTCAATAGTTCTGTTCCTTCTCAGGCAAAAGCGGATTGGGAAATTTTTGCGGAGGTAGGTAAAAGATTAGGATTTGAACAGTATTTTGGTTTTAACGATTCTGCTCAAGTATATCAAGAATTTGTCAAAACAACGCGCGATCGCCCCTGTGATATGTCTGGTTTAACTCATGATTTATTAGCTAAACATGGTTCGATACAATGGCCTTTTCCTCTCCGAAGCGATCCCAAAAATCGTTACGGTAGAAGACTTTACAGCGATTGGCACTTTCACACCGAAGATGGCAGGGCAAAATTTGCCGCTTTCCATAGCCGAGGTTTAGCCGAACCTCCTAACCCAGATTATCCCCTTGTTTTGACGGTGGGCAGACTTTATGGACATTGGCACACTATGACTCGCACTGGTAGAATTGACAAAATAGTAAAAATGCACCCTGAGCCGTTCCTCGAAATCCATCCTAAAGATGCTCGTAAATATGAATTAGAAGACGGTGAATTAGTTAGAGTTGTATCTGTTCGAGGAGAAGCTAAATTTAAAGTGAAAATAACAAGTGCGATCGCACCTTCCACCGTCTTTGCACCCATGCACTGGGGTTTTCTCTGGGCAGAAAATGCCGAAGCCAATAGCCTAACCCATCCCCATTCTTGTCCTATTTCCAAACAGCCAGAATTAAAAGCCTGTGCCGTCAATTTAGTTAAAGTTAATCCAATTCCTACAGAAATCAAGCAAGAGACAAAAGGCAAGGGGGAATTGACAATTAAAAATTAAGAATTAAGAATCAAAAACTCTGAACACTCATTACTTTTTTCTCCCTAACACCCCAATACCCGAATACTCTGATACCTCTCTCCCTATCCCCCTATCAGGACTTAATTTCCTGTACCAAAGTGATACTAACCCATCTTCCTTGATCATCATATTGTCTAATTAAACGTAATCTCATATTCGTTTCTACTAACCAACCAAATTCAAGAAAGAAACTTTGACGATTTTCAATTTTTACAGGAGTAGTGGAAGATGCACCATCGGGCAAAAGTAAAACTCGATTTTCTTTATTTCCCTGATTAAATGTAATAATGTTGTCGTTGATAGTGCCTTCAGAAGAATAGTTCATAAAAGGAGTTTTTAGGGTTTGTTTGAGTATGTTTCCTTCTCTTTTTAAAGTTAATTGAGTTTGATATGGTTCACTATTACGCCAATCTGGATATAATGTTAGCGCTTCTCCTCGCCATTTCCCTTCTAGTTGCTCAATGGTAAGATGCTCCCTCTCTATACCTTCTCCCCCCTCCCGAAATTCTCGAATAAGAGTGACAGAGTCGAAGTGACTATCTTTGTTAAACAATTGTACTAACCTGCAACGGCGATCGCACCTTACATAACCATATTCTGCCCCAAAAACGGAAAAAGGACTAAACTGTTGAGAGCCTTTGGCAAAATGACCATCTTCAAATAAAAATATATTACGATTCAGGCTACTAAATTCATTGACTATAGGATTAGGGTTTCCATCTCTAGCTAGAGTAAATTTAATGGTTTTACCATCATCACTGCCGAGAGTTAATTTACTGGAAGTCTCTTTGAGCAATTTACCATGAGGAGAAAACTGACTGAATGAACCTAACCAAACTCCTGAGTTTTTTAGTAAATAAGACCACTGTGAGGAAGACATAAGACGATATTTTAATTAAATTAACTTAGATTATTTTGTCATAAAACTACGAACATCAGGCTATAATATACTATCATAAATATTGCTAAAATTTCCCTTAATTGATACTAATAAAATTGCTATAATGAACCAGTCAAAAGAAATAGATAAAGAGAATTTAGTTAAAGAAGTTGCTAAAATAAAATACTGGCATCATTACATGGATTTTGGTGCGGGGGTAGAAACAAAAACAGGAAAAGAAGGACGATTTTGTAAGAAATTTCAAAACTGGATTTTAAGTGGTATTCCTCAAGATTTAACGGGAAAAACTGTTTTAGATATTGGTGCATGGGATGGTTTTTATTCTTTTTCTGCGGAAAAAAGGGGTGCAAAAAGAGTTTTAGCTACAGATTCTTTTATTTGGGAGCAGAGGCAACTATATGGTTTAGATGATAATTTTTGGCGTGATTTTGGTGCGGGAAAACAGGGTTTTGAATTAGCAAGAAAAATGTTTAATTCCCAAGTGGAGGATTACAATATTGATGTTTTAGAGCTTAATCCTGAAAAAATTGGTACTTTTGATGTGGTATTTTTTTTAGGGGTTTTATATCATATGAAATATCCTCTTTATGCTTTAGAAAAAGTAAGAAGTGTTACCAAAGAATTGCTTATTTTAGAAACTCATATAAGTTTATTTTTTAGCTTATTTCCTATGCCTTTAATGCGTTTTTATCCTACTAATGAATTAAGTCAAGACGTAACAAATTGGACTGGTGCAAATATTGCTTTGGTTAAGTCATGGTTACTAACTGCAGGTTTTGGTAAAGTGGAATTAGTCAAATGGCGAAAAGATAGAGCTATTTTTCACGCATGGGTGTAATTTCTTATTTAATGATAAATTAATTCACTATCAAATAAAGATATTTGTTTTGGTTTAAATTGATTTTTATTAAGATAATTAGTCTCAAAAAATTGCCCCTTGACTTGCTGTGCGATCGCTTCTATCATAGGTACAACAACAGAATTTCCAATGCGATTATAGAGCTTTGCTTTACTACCAATTAATTTAAAATCATCTGGAAAACCCATCAACCGATAACATTCTCTTAAAGTTAATTTTCTTACCCTGCCATTATGTAAGATGTAATATCTTCCTGCCGATTCTTGAGATGATAAAGTAGGATGATTTCCCTCAGAGGAGTAAATTCGATTCGGTTGTTTATGAACTCTGGATAAATGCTTAGTATTTGGTTTTGTACCTTTTAATCGAATATTCTTATTTCTATAACCTGCAAATATTAAACCTGATAACTGTTTTTTCGGATTTTCAATTAGAGTATATTCTTCTTCTTTTAAATACTCGAAATCTGGGGAATCTTTTTCTAAAATATCGGCTAATTTATTACATTTTTGTTGTTTTAAATAATCAAAATTAAATTCTTTTTGACCTAAATAACCAATAATAATTGTTCTCTCTCTATTTTGAGGGACACCAAAATCTTTACCATTTAATAATGCCCAATTAATTGTGTAACCTAAGTCATTTAATGTGGTTAAAACTATTTTTAAAGTTCTACCTTTATCATGACTTTTAAAATGCTTAACATTTTCTAAAACAATAACTTTTGGACGATGATATTCTAATATTTTAGCAATATCAAAAAATAATGTACCCCTAATATCGTTAAAACCTTTTTTTTCTCCAGCAATACTAAAAGGTTGACAAGGAAAACCAGCTAATAAAATGTCAAAATGGGGAATAGATTCAAGTTCAATTTTTTTTATATCTCCAAAAGGTAAATCTCCAAAATTAAGTTGATACATTTCCCTTGCATGATTATCTATTTCTGAGCTAAATACACACTGAAATCCTACTTTTTCAAAACCTAATCTAAATCCACCTATTCCGGCAAACAAATCAACAAATTTATAACACATTACCTAAATCTCTTAATAACTCATTTTTCTGCCATTGATAGTAAGTCTAATTCTTTTAAAGTAGGTGTGATATATTGTGTATCAATAGTTCTACCTGAAAAACCATTTTTTATTTGTGTTTGATGATTTCTAATATCCTGTTGAGGATGAAAAATTTTATAAATGGATAAAGTTATTAAA is a window from the Cyanobacterium sp. Dongsha4 genome containing:
- a CDS encoding DUF3598 family protein, which gives rise to MSSSQWSYLLKNSGVWLGSFSQFSPHGKLLKETSSKLTLGSDDGKTIKFTLARDGNPNPIVNEFSSLNRNIFLFEDGHFAKGSQQFSPFSVFGAEYGYVRCDRRCRLVQLFNKDSHFDSVTLIREFREGGEGIEREHLTIEQLEGKWRGEALTLYPDWRNSEPYQTQLTLKREGNILKQTLKTPFMNYSSEGTINDNIITFNQGNKENRVLLLPDGASSTTPVKIENRQSFFLEFGWLVETNMRLRLIRQYDDQGRWVSITLVQEIKS
- a CDS encoding DUF1698 domain-containing protein, which gives rise to MNQSKEIDKENLVKEVAKIKYWHHYMDFGAGVETKTGKEGRFCKKFQNWILSGIPQDLTGKTVLDIGAWDGFYSFSAEKRGAKRVLATDSFIWEQRQLYGLDDNFWRDFGAGKQGFELARKMFNSQVEDYNIDVLELNPEKIGTFDVVFFLGVLYHMKYPLYALEKVRSVTKELLILETHISLFFSLFPMPLMRFYPTNELSQDVTNWTGANIALVKSWLLTAGFGKVELVKWRKDRAIFHAWV
- a CDS encoding DNA (cytosine-5-)-methyltransferase, with the translated sequence MCYKFVDLFAGIGGFRLGFEKVGFQCVFSSEIDNHAREMYQLNFGDLPFGDIKKIELESIPHFDILLAGFPCQPFSIAGEKKGFNDIRGTLFFDIAKILEYHRPKVIVLENVKHFKSHDKGRTLKIVLTTLNDLGYTINWALLNGKDFGVPQNRERTIIIGYLGQKEFNFDYLKQQKCNKLADILEKDSPDFEYLKEEEYTLIENPKKQLSGLIFAGYRNKNIRLKGTKPNTKHLSRVHKQPNRIYSSEGNHPTLSSQESAGRYYILHNGRVRKLTLRECYRLMGFPDDFKLIGSKAKLYNRIGNSVVVPMIEAIAQQVKGQFFETNYLNKNQFKPKQISLFDSELIYH